Proteins found in one Brachypodium distachyon strain Bd21 chromosome 5, Brachypodium_distachyon_v3.0, whole genome shotgun sequence genomic segment:
- the LOC100829551 gene encoding arogenate dehydratase/prephenate dehydratase 6, chloroplastic produces the protein MAAASLIRAPVGRLPCHAPGRSGGVVRCSLQGAVVGGRTEWLSNCAVLSSKVAALGPHSVNGHAAPPMAPAPTNGPVLDLIPVSSINGGAKNNNLPVPLKISDLSPAPMHGSELRVAYQGVPGAYSEKAAGKAYPGCDAIPCDQFEVAFQAVELWIADRAVLPVENSLGGSIHRNYDLLLRHRLHIVGEVQLPVHHCLLALPGVRKENITRVISHPQALAQCEHTITRMGLNVVREAFDDTAGAAEYVAAHGLRDTAAIASSRAAELYGMEVLADGIQDDCGNVTRFVMLAREPIVPRTDRPFKTSIVFAHDKEGTSVLFKVLSAFAFRDITLTKIESRPHRHRPIRLVDDANRGTAKHFEYMFYVDFQASLAEPRAQNALAEVQEFTSFLRVLGSYPMDMTPMTAGSSSTVTSSDPDS, from the coding sequence ATGGCTGCGGCGAGTTTGATCAGGGCGCCCGTTGGGCGGCTGCCGTGCCACGCTCCGGGGAGGAGCGGTGGCGTGGTCAGGTGCTCGCTGCAgggcgccgtcgtcggcggccGGACCGAGTGGCTCAGCAACTGTGCCGTGCTCTCCAGCAAGGTGGCCGCGCTCGGCCCTCACTCCGTCAACGGCCACGCCGCTCCGCCTATGGCGCCGGCCCCGACGAACGGGCCGGTGCTGGATTTGATCCCCGTGAGCAGTATTAACGGCGGCGCCAAGAACAACAACCTGCCGGTGCCGCTGAAGATCTCGGATCTGTCCCCGGCGCCGATGCACGGGTCGGAGCTGCGCGTGGCGTACCAGGGCGTGCCGGGCGCGTACAGCGAGAAGGCGGCCGGCAAGGCGTACCCGGGCTGCGACGCCATCCCCTGCGACCAGTTTGAGGTGGCGTTCCAGGCCGTGGAGCTCTGGATCGCGGACCGCGCCGTGCTCCCCGTGGAGAACTCGCTGGGCGGCAGCATCCACCGCAACTACGACCTCCTGCTCCGGCACCGGCTCCACATCGTCGGCGAGGTGCAGCTCCCCGTGCACCACTGCctgctcgcgctcccgggcgTCCGCAAGGAGAACATCACCCGCGTCATCAGCCACCCGCAGGCGCTGGCGCAGTGCGAGCACACCATCACCCGCATGGGCCTCAACGTGGTCCGCGAGGCCTTCGACGACACGGCGGGGGCCGCCGAGTACGTGGCCGCCCACGGGCTCCGCGACACGGCCGCCATCGCGTcgtcccgcgccgccgagctctACGGCATGGAGGTGCTGGCCGACGGCATCCAGGACGACTGCGGCAACGTGACGCGGTTCGTGATGCTGGCAAGGGAGCCCATCGTGCCGCGCACGGACCGCCCCTTCAAGACCAGCATCGTGTTCGCGCACGACAAGGAAGGCACCTCCGTGCTCTTCAAGGTGCTCTCCGCCTTCGCCTTCCGCGACATCACGCTCACCAAGATCGAGAGCCGCCCACACCGCCACCGGCCCATCCGCCTCGTCGACGACGCCAACCGCGGCACCGCCAAGCACTTCGAGTACATGTTCTACGTCGACTTCCAGGCATCCCTCGCCGAGCCGCGCGCGCAGAACGCGCTCGCCGAGGTCCAGGAGTTCACCTCCTTCCTGCGGGTGCTCGGGAGCTACCCCATGGACATGACCCCCATGACCGCCGGCTCTTCCTCCACCGTTACATCATCCGATCCCGATTCGTAG